Proteins from a genomic interval of Aureimonas sp. AU20:
- a CDS encoding CheR family methyltransferase, translated as MSPTRAKPDRDASPDGTAADAEARPVLPVVGIGASAGGLEALREMLSAARAPTGMTFVVVQHLDPNHESMLAQLLDRHTDLAVLQCEGGERLEADKVYIIPPGRGLAVQGGVLELTDFAQPRGLRRPIDDFFVSLAGDQQANAACVILSGTGADGTTGLRAVKEHGGVCVVQEPTTARYDGMPVSAVGTGLVDFVKRPGEILDCLSAFFRRRGADPAEEEAELVADHLDDLCRVIRTTIGHDFSGYKRTTLVRRVERRMHVLGIDTGRAYLARIRSDGVECDALFRDLLINVTRFFRDVEAFETLRVRVIEPLVRAHESEEDIRVWVSGCSSGEEAYSVAMLFAEAARVLGVPPAVQIFATDIDEQMLQIAREGSYPASALADIPASLRERYTMPHAERFTIVPEIRDLIRFSNHSVVKDPPFSRIDLVSCRNLLIYFDDRLQQSVLPLFHYALRPGGTLFLGPSESVGRFDQLFPVLDHGTRLFQRSPGSPKYPIDLPSGSRRHELRRDDREDRATGLSVSDETIAVRRVVDRYAPPSMVLDHDGGIIAAYGRLSPYFDFPVTRAGGISAITLARTGLREVIGPLVRQVRDNRKRLVARDVEVQSDYGVQPVEVICDPLPDATLLLVLRDAGPFRPAGGADLAEMAMGDDHIEVLEDELRLTRHRLRSAVEELETANEELKSSNEEMMSMNEELQSTNEELSTVNDELKTKVDQLTTANSDLRNFFESTELAVVVLDGEMRVRSYTRAAVSIFPLQPVDRGRPLADVASQLVGEDYLEDARRAAAGGSIVQRRVTTRDGARTLSLRVLPYRTQNGSTDGASLVLTDITEPLGLERQLAAERDRLDLAIKASGIGIWDYASARDALEIDPVVAGLFGLPGEGTRTLDDLKAQIAPEDWPTVRDQLAMAVNGEQDFEARFRIEAADGTHRWIRSFGRPMEAGGERRIVGVAIDVSPEFAVAETRELMLREMNHRVKNLFAIIGGMISAGARSHADTKSFAADMRERIMALGRAHSLASPAGSAAVSELSGLVAATLSPYHGHVQATFDGPSVPIGWRHVSPLALMLHEWATNSVKYGALGREDGRLSVRWRRAAEGILLEWEERMAYEAEPGQGNGFGTLLLETSSRQLGARLDRAFDGTCFRLSLHLPETVLAND; from the coding sequence ATGTCGCCGACGAGAGCTAAGCCGGATCGCGACGCCTCGCCCGACGGAACGGCGGCGGACGCAGAGGCCCGGCCGGTCCTGCCGGTGGTCGGCATCGGCGCCTCGGCCGGCGGGCTGGAAGCCCTGCGCGAAATGCTGTCGGCAGCCCGGGCGCCGACCGGCATGACCTTCGTCGTCGTGCAGCATCTCGACCCCAATCACGAGAGCATGCTGGCGCAACTCCTCGATCGGCACACCGACCTCGCCGTTCTGCAATGCGAGGGCGGCGAGCGGCTGGAGGCGGACAAGGTCTACATCATTCCGCCCGGTCGCGGACTGGCGGTCCAGGGCGGCGTTCTTGAATTGACGGACTTCGCCCAGCCGCGCGGCCTACGCCGGCCGATCGACGATTTCTTCGTCTCGCTCGCCGGCGACCAGCAGGCGAACGCCGCCTGCGTGATCCTGTCGGGAACCGGCGCGGACGGCACGACCGGCCTGCGCGCGGTCAAGGAGCATGGCGGCGTCTGCGTGGTGCAGGAGCCCACGACCGCGCGCTACGACGGAATGCCCGTCTCGGCGGTGGGCACCGGCCTCGTCGATTTCGTGAAGCGGCCAGGCGAGATCCTCGACTGCCTTTCCGCCTTCTTCCGCCGTCGCGGCGCCGACCCGGCCGAAGAGGAGGCCGAACTCGTCGCCGATCATCTCGACGATCTCTGCCGCGTCATTCGCACGACGATCGGCCACGACTTCTCCGGCTACAAGCGCACGACTCTGGTGCGGCGCGTCGAGCGACGCATGCATGTGCTCGGGATCGACACGGGCCGGGCCTATCTTGCCCGCATTCGCAGCGACGGGGTGGAATGCGACGCGCTGTTTCGCGACCTCCTAATCAATGTCACGCGCTTTTTTAGGGACGTGGAAGCGTTCGAGACGCTGCGCGTGCGCGTGATCGAGCCGCTGGTGCGCGCCCACGAATCCGAGGAGGATATTCGGGTCTGGGTGTCCGGCTGCTCGAGCGGCGAGGAAGCCTACAGCGTCGCCATGCTTTTCGCGGAGGCCGCCCGCGTTCTCGGCGTGCCGCCCGCCGTGCAAATCTTCGCCACCGATATCGATGAGCAGATGCTGCAGATCGCGCGCGAGGGCTCCTACCCCGCTTCCGCGCTGGCCGACATTCCGGCTTCGCTGCGCGAGCGCTACACCATGCCCCATGCGGAGCGCTTCACCATCGTTCCCGAGATCCGCGATCTCATTCGCTTCTCCAATCATAGCGTCGTGAAGGACCCGCCCTTCTCGCGGATCGACCTCGTCTCCTGCCGCAACCTCCTGATCTATTTCGACGATCGACTGCAGCAGTCCGTACTGCCGCTGTTTCATTATGCCCTTCGCCCGGGCGGCACGCTTTTCCTCGGACCGTCCGAAAGCGTCGGGCGCTTCGATCAGCTCTTCCCCGTGCTCGACCATGGGACCCGGCTGTTTCAGCGCTCGCCAGGCTCGCCGAAATATCCGATCGACCTGCCGAGCGGTTCGCGGCGCCACGAGCTCCGGCGCGACGACAGGGAGGATCGGGCGACCGGCCTTTCCGTCTCCGACGAGACGATTGCGGTGCGGCGCGTGGTGGATCGCTACGCCCCGCCCAGCATGGTGCTCGATCATGACGGCGGCATCATCGCCGCCTATGGACGCCTCAGCCCCTATTTCGACTTTCCCGTCACCCGCGCGGGCGGCATCAGCGCCATTACCCTGGCGCGCACAGGCCTGCGCGAAGTGATCGGCCCGCTCGTCCGGCAGGTGCGGGACAATCGAAAGCGGCTGGTGGCGCGCGACGTGGAGGTGCAGTCGGACTATGGCGTGCAGCCGGTGGAAGTCATTTGCGACCCGCTGCCGGACGCGACGCTGCTTCTCGTGCTGCGCGATGCCGGTCCCTTTCGCCCGGCGGGCGGCGCGGATCTTGCCGAAATGGCGATGGGCGACGACCATATCGAGGTGCTGGAGGACGAGCTTCGCCTTACGCGCCACCGCTTGCGCTCCGCCGTGGAGGAACTTGAAACGGCGAACGAGGAGCTGAAAAGCTCCAACGAAGAAATGATGTCGATGAACGAGGAGCTCCAGTCGACCAACGAGGAGCTTTCAACCGTCAACGACGAGCTAAAGACCAAGGTGGACCAGCTCACCACCGCCAATTCCGACCTTCGCAACTTCTTCGAATCGACCGAACTCGCCGTCGTGGTTCTGGATGGCGAGATGCGCGTGCGCAGCTACACCCGCGCGGCGGTCTCGATTTTCCCGCTCCAGCCCGTGGATCGGGGCCGGCCGTTGGCCGACGTCGCGAGCCAGCTCGTCGGAGAGGATTATTTGGAAGACGCCCGCCGCGCCGCCGCCGGGGGCTCCATCGTTCAGCGCCGCGTCACCACACGCGACGGCGCGCGCACCCTCTCGCTGCGCGTCCTGCCCTATCGCACGCAGAACGGCAGCACAGACGGCGCCTCGCTGGTTCTCACCGACATCACCGAACCGCTGGGGCTAGAGCGCCAGCTTGCCGCCGAGCGAGATCGACTCGATCTCGCGATCAAGGCGAGTGGCATTGGTATATGGGATTACGCCTCCGCGCGCGACGCTCTGGAAATCGATCCGGTCGTCGCCGGCCTGTTCGGCCTCCCGGGCGAAGGCACGCGCACTCTTGATGACCTGAAGGCGCAGATCGCGCCGGAGGACTGGCCGACCGTTCGGGACCAGTTGGCCATGGCGGTGAACGGCGAGCAGGATTTCGAGGCGCGCTTCCGCATCGAAGCCGCCGATGGAACCCATCGCTGGATCCGCAGCTTCGGGCGGCCGATGGAGGCCGGGGGCGAGCGCCGGATCGTCGGCGTCGCCATCGACGTCTCTCCCGAATTCGCGGTTGCCGAAACGCGCGAGTTGATGCTGCGCGAGATGAACCACCGGGTGAAGAACCTCTTCGCCATTATCGGCGGCATGATTTCGGCTGGCGCGCGAAGCCATGCCGACACGAAGAGCTTCGCCGCAGACATGCGCGAGCGGATCATGGCGCTCGGCCGGGCGCATTCGCTGGCCTCGCCCGCGGGCTCAGCGGCGGTGAGCGAACTGTCAGGCCTCGTCGCGGCAACGCTCTCGCCCTATCATGGCCATGTCCAGGCGACGTTCGACGGGCCGTCGGTGCCGATCGGCTGGCGCCATGTCTCGCCGCTGGCGCTGATGCTCCACGAATGGGCCACGAACTCCGTTAAATACGGCGCGCTGGGGCGCGAGGATGGCAGGCTGTCGGTCCGCTGGCGGCGCGCGGCGGAGGGCATCCTGCTCGAATGGGAAGAGCGTATGGCCTACGAAGCCGAGCCTGGACAGGGCAATGGATTCGGTACGCTGCTTCTGGAGACCTCCTCACGCCAGCTCGGCGCCCGGCTAGATCGCGCTTTCGACGGAACATGCTTCCGCCTGTCCCTCCATCTTCCTGAGACCGTTCTTGCCAATGACTAG
- a CDS encoding response regulator, with the protein MTRSVMIVEDELFVALDLQDIVEEIGHRVLGPYVTVREALDAIEADLPACAILDVQLLDGEVYPAADRLRAARVPIIFHSGHADETQLLGRYPDAAVCAKPSSPAHLQSVIERLLNEENGATSI; encoded by the coding sequence ATGACTAGATCTGTGATGATCGTCGAGGACGAGCTCTTCGTCGCACTGGACCTGCAGGACATCGTCGAGGAGATCGGCCACCGCGTGCTCGGCCCCTATGTCACGGTGCGCGAGGCGCTGGACGCGATCGAGGCCGACCTGCCGGCCTGCGCGATTCTCGACGTGCAGCTTCTCGACGGCGAAGTCTATCCGGCGGCGGACCGCCTACGCGCAGCCCGCGTCCCGATCATCTTCCACTCCGGCCACGCCGACGAAACCCAGCTGCTCGGCCGCTATCCCGACGCTGCCGTCTGCGCCAAGCCGTCTTCCCCCGCCCATCTCCAGTCCGTTATCGAACGACTGTTGAACGAGGAGAACGGCGCTACGAGCATCTGA
- a CDS encoding lysozyme: MTAPLKGTRIGGSRLKKGAAVTALVIGLVGAWEGFRPVAYRDVVGIPTVCFGETRGVKMGDRYTLEECRVMLGEGVKQFEAGMRSCLKAPDAIPDKPYAAMISVTYNIGTAGFCGSSMARRLNAGDIRGACDALLSWNKAGGRVVAGLTNRRQDERRLCLEGL; this comes from the coding sequence ATGACCGCGCCCCTGAAGGGTACCCGTATCGGCGGCTCGCGTCTGAAGAAGGGCGCCGCCGTGACCGCGCTCGTGATCGGCCTCGTTGGCGCATGGGAGGGCTTCCGCCCCGTTGCCTATCGCGATGTCGTCGGTATCCCGACCGTCTGTTTCGGCGAGACTCGCGGCGTGAAGATGGGCGACCGCTACACGCTCGAGGAATGCCGGGTGATGCTCGGCGAGGGCGTGAAGCAATTCGAAGCCGGGATGCGCTCCTGTCTGAAGGCGCCCGACGCGATCCCGGACAAGCCTTATGCGGCCATGATCTCGGTCACCTACAACATCGGCACGGCTGGGTTCTGCGGCTCCTCCATGGCGCGCCGGCTGAACGCGGGCGACATCCGGGGTGCCTGCGACGCTTTGCTCTCGTGGAACAAGGCAGGCGGTCGCGTTGTGGCGGGGCTGACGAACCGCCGGCAGGACGAGCGCCGCTTGTGCCTGGAAGGCTTGTGA
- a CDS encoding DUF7940 domain-containing protein, whose product MTLVPNWRRVLSCAWSVRFIIAAFLFSVLEIVLPALDGALPVPPGVFALLSGLTSAAAFVSRLVAQSSVSGANR is encoded by the coding sequence ATGACCCTCGTCCCCAACTGGCGGCGGGTGCTCTCTTGCGCCTGGTCCGTCCGGTTCATCATCGCCGCTTTCCTGTTCTCCGTGCTGGAGATCGTGCTGCCGGCGCTCGACGGCGCGCTGCCGGTGCCGCCGGGCGTGTTCGCGCTCCTGTCGGGCCTGACCAGCGCCGCCGCGTTCGTCTCGCGCCTCGTCGCGCAGTCCTCCGTCTCCGGTGCCAACCGATGA
- a CDS encoding P63C domain-containing protein — MSDDLINQDAQRSENAKKAAIARWSGEKALPRAVYGSSDHPLRVGDIDLPCYVLDDERRVLSASGVQTGMAIAQGGSMKKGLSRLELFIGGKIISSFVSNELRERVQNPILFRTPANGKAYGYEAEVLVELCEAVLAARQAGKLQAQQQPIAQQCEILMRGFARVGIVALVDEATGYETVRKRGELHSILEKYIAKELLPWSKRFPDSFYEEIFRLHKWRYDPKSVARPGVVGKFTNEFIYKALPEGVLDELKSRNPDNKRRNHQFLTEDVGHPHLQKQITATTTLMRASDSWPMFKRLFASAQSRAKV, encoded by the coding sequence ATGTCAGACGACCTCATCAATCAGGATGCCCAACGCTCAGAGAATGCCAAGAAGGCAGCAATTGCACGATGGAGCGGCGAGAAGGCGTTGCCGCGTGCGGTCTACGGTTCGAGCGATCACCCACTGCGTGTCGGAGACATCGACCTGCCGTGCTATGTTCTGGACGATGAGAGGCGCGTACTGAGTGCGTCTGGTGTCCAAACTGGAATGGCGATTGCCCAAGGCGGGTCCATGAAAAAGGGCCTGAGTCGGCTTGAGCTTTTCATCGGGGGAAAGATCATTTCCTCCTTTGTTTCCAATGAGTTAAGGGAGAGAGTCCAGAACCCGATTTTGTTCCGAACGCCTGCCAATGGTAAGGCCTACGGATACGAAGCTGAGGTCTTGGTCGAGCTGTGCGAGGCGGTTCTAGCGGCTCGACAAGCCGGCAAGCTCCAAGCGCAACAGCAACCTATCGCGCAGCAATGCGAGATCCTTATGCGCGGATTTGCGCGCGTCGGCATCGTAGCCTTGGTCGATGAGGCAACTGGCTATGAAACCGTCCGCAAGCGCGGTGAGCTGCATTCGATCTTAGAGAAGTACATCGCCAAAGAGCTACTGCCTTGGAGCAAGCGGTTCCCTGACAGCTTCTACGAAGAGATCTTCCGCCTCCACAAGTGGAGGTATGATCCGAAATCCGTCGCTCGCCCCGGTGTCGTCGGCAAATTCACAAACGAGTTCATCTACAAGGCTCTGCCGGAAGGCGTGCTGGACGAACTAAAGAGCCGCAATCCTGACAATAAGAGGCGCAACCACCAGTTCCTCACGGAGGACGTTGGGCACCCACATTTACAGAAACAGATCACGGCCACCACGACGCTAATGCGCGCGTCTGACTCCTGGCCGATGTTCAAACGATTATTCGCAAGCGCCCAATCTCGTGCAAAGGTATAG